A genomic segment from Segniliparus rotundus DSM 44985 encodes:
- a CDS encoding 2-oxo-4-hydroxy-4-carboxy-5-ureidoimidazoline decarboxylase: MHQGIGLEGLNALEPKSAVSALFECCHCVVLAERLAKARPYASRSDLFSLADHELFRVDEETLGQIVASHPGVGSRPKSKASEGEQCAIWDQDHAVMSRLHAVVGQYEAHFNRPFLIYAGELSAGEVIAVAEQRLHNDEETEGKVVRNELAKVHRHRLERMLGPEGGYPLW; the protein is encoded by the coding sequence ATGCATCAAGGCATCGGACTCGAAGGCCTGAACGCCCTTGAGCCGAAAAGCGCCGTGAGCGCCCTCTTCGAATGTTGCCATTGCGTGGTCCTCGCGGAGCGGCTGGCCAAAGCCAGGCCGTACGCGAGCCGGTCAGACCTGTTCAGCCTCGCCGACCACGAGCTTTTCCGGGTGGACGAGGAAACCCTCGGCCAGATCGTCGCCTCGCACCCCGGCGTCGGGTCGAGGCCGAAGAGCAAAGCGAGCGAAGGCGAGCAGTGCGCGATCTGGGACCAGGACCACGCGGTGATGAGCCGCCTGCACGCTGTCGTCGGCCAGTACGAAGCGCACTTCAACCGCCCGTTCCTCATCTACGCGGGGGAGCTCAGCGCTGGAGAAGTCATCGCTGTGGCCGAACAGCGGTTGCACAACGACGAAGAGACCGAGGGCAAAGTCGTCCGCAACGAGCTCGCCAAAGTCCACCGCCACAGGCTTGAGCGGATGCTCGGCCCGGAAGGCGGCTACCCGCTCTGGTGA
- a CDS encoding inorganic diphosphatase, with product MSAEFDVVVEIPKGSRNKYEVDHATGRVTLDRYLYTSFGYPSDYGYIENTLGEDGDPLDALVLLPESVFPGVVVRARAVALFNMTDEAGGDAKVLAVPAGDPRWDSVQDLADVSAFDLDAIKHFFSHYKDLEPGKSVQAADWADRAAAEAEIQRSVERAKASGH from the coding sequence ATGAGCGCCGAATTCGACGTGGTCGTAGAAATCCCCAAGGGCAGCCGCAACAAGTACGAGGTCGATCACGCGACCGGGCGGGTGACGCTGGACCGGTATTTGTACACCTCCTTCGGCTACCCGAGCGACTACGGCTACATCGAGAACACCTTGGGCGAGGACGGGGACCCGCTCGACGCCCTCGTGCTGCTCCCGGAGTCAGTGTTCCCCGGAGTCGTCGTCCGCGCGCGCGCCGTGGCCCTGTTCAACATGACCGACGAGGCGGGCGGCGACGCGAAGGTGCTCGCCGTCCCCGCGGGCGACCCGCGTTGGGACTCGGTGCAGGACCTCGCCGACGTCTCCGCCTTCGACCTCGACGCGATCAAGCACTTCTTCTCGCACTACAAGGACCTTGAGCCAGGCAAGTCCGTCCAGGCCGCCGACTGGGCCGACCGGGCGGCCGCCGAGGCGGAGATCCAGCGCAGCGTCGAGCGGGCGAAGGCCTCCGGGCACTGA